The sequence below is a genomic window from Acipenser ruthenus unplaced genomic scaffold, fAciRut3.2 maternal haplotype, whole genome shotgun sequence.
gtgtctctgtgtgtgtgtgagagagagagagagagagagtgtgtgtgtgtgtgtgtgtgtgcgtgcgtgcaggcgtgtctctgtgtgtgtgtgtgtgtgtgtgtgtgtgtgtgtgagagagagagagagagtgtgtgtgtgtgtgcaggcgtgtctctatgtgtgtgtgtgtgtgcgtgcagtcgtgtctctatgtgtgtgtgtgtgtgtgtgtgtgtgtgtgcgtgtgtgtgggcgGGCGTCTCTCGGTGTGATTGATAGTGAAAGCTCATATAAAGTGATATTGAAGCCCTCTCTGCTGGTCCAGCGTTGAGGTGAATCATTGCCTCTGTGCTGATCGAATGCAGCCGGCTCTCTCTGATCTGCTTCCTTCAGAGTGGAACTGTGTCATCACAGGAACGCAGTGGAGCCGACTGCTCTGAACACAGAAACAGCATTTCTAAATTCTGTCTGTATCCCTGTGTGCAGATTTAGGCTGGAACATCATTGCACTGGAAGGAAGCAgtttgttcttatttatttttatttttttaaatatacatcatTCTCTCTATATTTATATTGCAAGTCAAACGTTTGTAACACCACCATCAAGGCTAAAAGAGCTACAATTCTGCTTTCTCTCTATACTacacacagagctgcacagagctgcagacagacagagctgtacagagctgcagagacagacagagctgcacagagctgcagagacacacagagctgtacagagctgcagagacacacagagctgcacagagctgcagagacacacagagctgcacagagctgcagagacacacagagctgcagagacacacagagctgtacagagctgcagagacacacagagctgcagagacacacagagctgcagagacacacagagctgtacagagctgcagagacacacagagctgcaGAGACGCACTGCAGTATTGCTGAGTCGGGACTCCCTCCTCAGGACTGTACGTCCgacacgtgtgtgtgtttgtcccaGGTGTCACACTGTACCAAGGGAAAGACCATCGCCATTGGGCAGGagcagaggaaggtgaaaggctgcaCTGGGTCAGGCTGTGGCCCAATCAGAGAGTCTGTACCTGCCCTGGGTCAGGCTGTGGTCCAATCAGAGAGTCTGTACCTGCACTGGGGCAGGCTGTGGTCCAATCAGAGAGTCTGTACCTGCCCTGGGTCAGGTTGTGGTCCAATCAGAGAGTCTGTACCTGCACTGGGTCAGGTTGGGGTCCAACAGGAGAGTCTGTACCTGCCCTGGGTCAGGCTGTGGTCCAATCAGAGAGTCTGTACCTGCCCTGGGTCAGGTTGTGGTCCAATCAGAGAGTCTGTACCTGCACTGGGTCAGGTTGTGGTCCAATCAAAGCGTCTGTACCTGCACTGGGAAGAGCAGTGATAGGTGCTCGGCTCCCTTGATTGGCAGCTTGTGGGTGGTGTAGTAATGGATGACCTCAGGGATGCTGTCGAAGGGCGGGCTGTTCTGACCCAGGATGTACTTGTTGTCCTTTGACCTGGTGAACTTCATGTGCATGAAACCCTGGCTgctcctagagagagagagagagagagaggagagagagaggagttggtTACCGAGAGAGCATTTCAATAGGAAACCTGCCCCAGCTCACTGCTTTATTAGTTTCATTGTGTTTAGTGGAGGGCTGAGTGGAATACAGTGTCAACCAGAACTACTGAGAAACACAAAGAGAAACGCGGCCCTGCATTGACAAGCACACCCCTCTTAGAAACACAAAGAGAAACGCGGCCCTGCATTGACAAGCACACCCCTCTTAGAAACACAAAGAGAAACGAGGCCCTGCATTGACAAGCACACCCCTCTTAGAAACACAAAGAGAAACTAATATTCAGGGACATTTGCATTGGAAAGGGCTGTGCTGTCCAGCGGATCCTGGCGACGGACACACACAGGTGCACACAGCTCAGACCAGCAGACAGGCCTCACTGTTAAAGGCTGCTGCTGCATTCCTGGGATTTGTGGTTCCACTGCTGAAAAGTCTGCAGGTTTTCTATTCACTGAGATTTGATGTTAGTATTGTGCTTTGCAATGGCATGGCATGTTCATGACCCTGCACACTAATGCTAACGAGCCCTATCCTAACCCGCTCCATTCCCAGCTCTCAGTGTGACAGCTCTGTGCTGGCTTGCTTGTCAGGTCTGCAGTGTCAATGCTTGTGCCTCCCTCCCAATCTCCCCACAGTAACGCGCTCACTGGAGTGCAGTGCTTTTAATTGGAGCGGAATGGAATGGCATGGAGAGGGCCGGCAGGCTCCCCACTGGTTGCCACAGTAACCGGAAATCCCtggagtgagagagcgagagagagagagtctgcctgcctgcctggagAGAGTGTCTCCCTCACtcgccccccctctctctctcatcctgcCTGTTTCTCTTTGTGGAAGCTGCCTGGGTTCTCACCCGAGTGATGAGGAATGCCAGCCCCCCTCtcccctgtcccctgtcccctgtcccctCCTCACCTCAGGGACAGGGAGAAGTCATTCCTGCTCGTCTCGCTATTCCTCACCAGGTAGCTGCACTCCTTATACAGCGTCAGCAGAGACTCTGCCTCTGAGCGACTCAGAGCTCCGTGATACCACCTGGGgagggacagacacacagccgggtcagagggacagacagacacacagccgggtcagagggacagacagacacacagccgggtcagagacagagagacacacaggtcacacagacacacacagacagacagacaggtcagagacagacagagacacggGGACGTACACCTGCTGCTCCAGAGGCAGGCTGGGATCCACTCTCTCCCCCAGCAAGGGGGCTGCTTCCAGACGGGGGCCCTTGCGGAACTTGGGGCCCCCGCACAGGGGACTCTGCTTGGAGGGGCGCAGACGCTCCTTCAGGGGGGGTGAGTTGTCCCACTCCCCCGCCTCAAACTGCACTgtggggagacagacagacagaaagagtaAGTCTGcaaatcagacagacagacaggcagactgaGCCTAGCAAACtgaccccaacacacacacacacacacacacacacacacacacactgacacacacacagagacacacacacacacacacagacacacactgacacacacacacacacacacacacacacacagtgcctgcTCTCTGGGGTATTTTTATCATTTGCAGCTTCTGAGTCAAAAGATCACATCCGTGTGGAGAGCAGAGTGCAAGTCCCTCAGGCCCTCTCTGAAACCCTCCTCCCAGCGCAGCGAGGGTTAAACACGCCATGGAGAGCAGAGCTGCGACTGAAAACAGAAAACACGTCTGAACAGCAGCAGGCTGAGAAGAAACAGAACCGGATGCAAGGCAGAGTCCCTAAGGACACTCAaccaggagagagaggagaggagaggagaggagaggagaggagaggaggcccCTCTGGACACTCAACCAGGGAAAcactaaagagagagagagagagaggagaggagtctgGGTATGCAAGGGTTGCTGGGAGTCTTGTTTCCTCATTGCTCTGTGTTTGAAGCACGTCTCTTTCATGATGAATCAAAGCGAGGCCAGCGTCCCGTTTAGTAGCGGCTGACCtgcctcccccctctctcctctctcctctctcccccctctcctctcccccctctcccctctcattcATTATTGAGCAGCACTCACTCCAGCACTCTCTCATTATGCATTATTGATGGGGAATCACAGCCCTGCAGACATGAGCAATTACTCCATCTGAGAGAGCAGAGCCACCCCCATCCCTCCATCTACcacctctccctttctctctatccacttctatctatctatctattcccATGGGGTGCATTGACTTCAGTGTGGGGAGGGCAGTTCTATCTATTCCCATGGGGTGCATTGACTCCAGTGTGGGGAGGGCAGTTCTATCTATTTCCATGGGGTGCATTGACTCCAGTGTGGGGAGGGCAGTTCTATCTATTTCCATGGGGTGCATTGACTCCAGTGTGGGGAGGGCAGTTCTATCTATTTCCATGGGGTGCATTGACTCCAGTGTGGGGAGGGCAGTTCTATCTATTTCCATGGGGTGCATTGACTCCAGTGTGGGGAGGGCAGTTCTATCTATTCCCATGGGGTGCATTGACTCCAGTATGAGGAGGCAGTTCTATCTATTCCCATGGGGTGCATTGACTCCAGTGTGGGAGGCAGTTCTATCTATTCCCATGGGGTGCATTGACTCCAGTGTGGGGAGGGCAGTTCTATCTATTCCCATGGGGTGCATTGACTCCAGTGTGGGAGGCAGTTCTATCTATTTCCATGGGGTGCATTGACTCCAGTGTGGGGAGGGCAGTTCTATCTATTCCCATGGGGTGCATTGACTCCAGTGTGGGGAGGGCAGTTCTATCTATTCCCATGGGGTGCATTGACTCCAGTGTGGGAGGCAGTTCTATCTATTCCCATGGGGTGCATTGACTCCAGTATGAGGAGGCAGTTCTATCTATTCCCATGGGGTGCATTGACTCCAGTGTGGGGAGGGCAGTTCTATCTATTTCCATGGGCTGCATTGACTCCAGTGTGGGGACCCTCTCCTCTCGTCACTCTGAATTGAGTGCTTAGCGTTTGTCTCAAAGTGAATTAATCTGAGCGCGGGAGGAAGACTCGTTTTAATTAGAGAGGTTTACTCTCTAGCCGAGAGGAGACCGAGAGAATTCATACATTTATAAGAAATTGATACAGAACTGCCAGCCATCTCCCAGCAGAGCTATTAACAACACAGCTGTAACTGtgatcaaacacacagagagagagagagagagagagagagcgagagagagagagagagagagagagagagagagagagagagagacagagagagagagcgagagagagagctgtcACGGGGAGAGGGGGGTgagtgagagagggggggtgagtgagagagggggggtgagtgagagaggggggggtGAGAGAGTAAGAGGGGGGTGGGTGAGTGAAAGAGGGGGGTGATGATAATGTGCTAAATATAAAACACCGTTAAAAGGCTATCAGTGCTGTGTTTGAATTCTCCGGACTGGCTGTCATTGTTGTATTTTGCAAGGAGtgtttctctttcactcctctcgtCTGTCTGTTTTATTGCCCAGAACAATACAGAGGGCTCTGGAGATGAAGACACAGGCATCTTGAAGCTGTCAAGGACACTGACAGACAGGAAGGAGGGAGGAtggcagagagagaggcagctggCCTCTTAGCACCTGCTCCAACCCTGGCCTCCCCTCTTTGTAGCATTATTATCTTCCATGGACAACTGGAAACACTGCCATCACATCTCAATAACATCCAGcagatccagtgtgtgtgtgtgtgtgtgtgtgtgagattgctCTTTGTAAACCTGGGACtgatttaccccccccccccctacacacacacacacacacacacacacacacacacacacacacacacacacacacactctccccctctcttgctctctctcagTACCTGCGAAGGCCTTGCTGATGTTCTCTTTCTTCCACTCCCAGGGCTGGTCGTACTCATCGGCTGGTCTCTCGTCATCCTGGGGCAGCGGCCCCCCCTCCCATTCCCCCCCCAGGGGCTCGGGCTCCAAGTGAACCCCCCGCTCCTCATACGGGGTGTCATAGAGCTGAACCCCCCTGCGGGGCCGGCCCCCCTTCAGCCTCTCCGAGGAACCCCCCTTCAGCCGCTCCGAGGAACCCCCCTTCAGCCGCTCCAAGGAACCCCCCTTCAGCCGCTCCAAGGAACCCCCCTTCAGCCGCTCCGAGGAACCCCCCTTCAGCCTCTCCGAGGAACCTCCCTTCAGCCGCTCCGAGGAACCCCCCTTCAGCCGCTCCGAGGAACCCCCCTTCAGCCTCTCCGAGGAACCTCCCTTCAGCCTCTCCGAGGAACCCCCTTTCAGCCGCTCCGAGGAACCCCCCTTCTGCAGCTctgagacggagagagagagagagagagattcggTGCTCAAACTAGAAACTTCTTGTCTGgtaccccccccctcctccccctctccccctctccccctctctccccccccctcacCTGTAATGACTCTCTGGGCCTCGTATGGCTCCATGTATCCGTTGTTCTCGCTGCACGGCGCCTCCTCTTGGTCGGACCGTGCGTCGAACGGGTCAGAGTAATCCGTGt
It includes:
- the LOC117415159 gene encoding SH2 domain-containing adapter protein B, which codes for MAKWLKDYLSFGSRRVPPQPPKPDYTESELLKAYRAQKNLDFEDPYEESENKPKLDGGPPEPPPLGSPLKPGTLDIKFVSPKHRLIKMDSQDLSRGRSGVDFINRRVQSRTGEYRTGSQILAQWKPVPCVTACKGRNCAGSLAAVPSAPAPADTDYSDPFDARSDQEEAPCSENNGYMEPYEAQRVITELQKGGSSERLKGGSSERLKGGSSERLKGGSSERLKGGSSERLKGGSSERLKGGSSERLKGGSLERLKGGSLERLKGGSSERLKGGSSERLKGGRPRRGVQLYDTPYEERGVHLEPEPLGGEWEGGPLPQDDERPADEYDQPWEWKKENISKAFAVQFEAGEWDNSPPLKERLRPSKQSPLCGGPKFRKGPRLEAAPLLGERVDPSLPLEQQVWYHGALSRSEAESLLTLYKECSYLVRNSETSRNDFSLSLRSSQGFMHMKFTRSKDNKYILGQNSPPFDSIPEVIHYYTTHKLPIKGAEHLSLLFPVQVQTL